Proteins encoded in a region of the Spirochaetota bacterium genome:
- a CDS encoding AAA family ATPase: protein MGTTCVLTINETLFNNGSIMLCRAVRTDDNTSVLVKIAPEQSVENASELLEKEKATIDGLTCGGIIRALQVMRYNRNPALVLEDFPGRPLALSGRLGWPGISGFLSLALGLAEILAGIHEQHLIHNNISPWSIFVTDDRAGGGNGSMAAITGFERASGISAMAEAGSFLDHRPLQWLSYISPEMTGKVNRAPDRRSDLYSLGAVLYEAATGAPPFNGDNPTDIIYAHLTEKPAPPRRLNGEIPPVISNIIMRLLGKNPEERYQSARSLGEDLKKCLAMVEKSGRLRSFPLGRSDRSGRLVIPDRLYDREQDLAALSAAYGAAEKGANVLVMVSGDTGAGKTALVREFRKTLIADNCFFCQGKFDQYRRDIPFSAFTGAFGGLARQLLKLKDSEIGSWKTRIGEALSPNTKLIMDLVPELQMIIGTADPVPAADPVSAMNRLHRYLEKFARVFASEGNSLVIFLDDLHWADPASLEFLKALASSGETGNLCVIGAYRSGETGPEHPLTAAIAALSPGKEIIHIDLGPIKRSAAALMIGDMFTASPVKAAPLAELVHEKTMGNPFYIHEFLLGIAREPLVRRASRRGWTWDLESIRQLPSTDNVIDFLTAKINGLPADQRELLMIASCIGSTFSGDVLTCARGMRATSMEPALAALIDEGLVVPEGFSFRFVHDRVQEAARRMMTSKDRAAVHYRIAIMVFANALPEGLTDNIFAIADQYNGASEILDEEERANVADLNYLAGRKAKMMGAFETALPYFRTAYYHLYSLQGSAKNIWERHHHLAYCVHLELADSEFLNHNYDRVEPIIEKAVAYTGDEIETANLKNILVVMYTTQFTRHREALDIGLEILRTLGIDINTTNPDEQRKELQAVVKKGLYRKEISSLMGLPPMKDLKMRTAMRILSDLLLPAHYSNSSINDLLIMTMIRISLESGNAPESVPGYLHYGRILNDQMPHTNVGYQFGRLAMDLAETLGSKSSICETCLIFANFIAPFHLSLKDTEFINMKGIKAGIESGNLKHTGDLYSHIVGNDYYQGKKLDTVQQSVLSTRGYLKKIDDRLTLYITESLLVSVIFLKEDSEGGLGIYNKKTYDLANQWPTDTIPFPLNYLQAIEGGARFILGEYDTAYRLLKQAKEIIHIFKGLYIIPEIYYYMTLSMAALYPSSTESDKELYASAMTQHRDFMKILSGQCPENFKHKYLLMDAEISRIVDNVPDAMALYDRAIEAARDNGFVQDEAIASELAGKFWLGRGKADFAGIYLLKARDAYKKWGAERKVRDLERRYADILMVRRAPVIGRQIGDRALPADTLLDISRQIMGEIRIDRLLETIMTAAVKYVSAQKVAILMERRGCLLIEGEIEPAKNRLELLRAEPLCEETLPLSVIHYVWRTGEAISLNDARGSDAFGADPYLAERRPKSILCFKVGNLGKTSAIIYMENSITADTFASVSPEILLFLASEIGIALENARLYREQEESIRLRDNILRQYEDARYKNLQERMRPHFIYNAIHTIHGLLQIDPAVADRALVNFAEICRYFTDRSFDTLVPFQDEWRFTEHYLEFERIRLEDRFSFSLSAPPKLGPLMVPPLIIQPLVGNCIKHGFRKKRDSCRIDVRAALERDMLKIEITDNGEGLTAPDPYGRTLGNIRDRLRFHSADSDLVIENVKDGARATIMYALKKELRHG, encoded by the coding sequence ATGGGCACTACCTGCGTGTTAACGATCAACGAGACCCTTTTCAATAACGGGTCGATCATGTTATGCCGCGCCGTCAGGACCGATGACAATACGTCCGTGCTGGTCAAGATCGCGCCGGAACAATCCGTGGAGAACGCCTCAGAGCTCCTCGAAAAGGAAAAAGCGACCATTGACGGCCTCACCTGTGGCGGCATCATACGGGCGCTTCAGGTCATGCGCTATAACCGGAACCCGGCCCTGGTGCTGGAGGATTTTCCCGGCAGGCCCCTGGCGCTTTCGGGCCGGCTGGGATGGCCCGGCATAAGCGGCTTTCTCTCCCTCGCCCTGGGCCTCGCGGAGATCCTGGCCGGCATCCACGAACAGCATCTCATTCACAACAACATCAGCCCCTGGTCGATATTCGTTACCGACGACCGTGCCGGCGGCGGGAACGGCTCCATGGCCGCCATAACGGGCTTCGAGCGCGCCTCGGGCATATCGGCCATGGCGGAAGCGGGATCGTTCCTCGATCATCGGCCGCTGCAGTGGCTGTCCTATATCTCGCCCGAAATGACCGGCAAGGTGAACCGCGCCCCTGACCGCAGGTCGGACCTCTATTCTTTGGGCGCGGTCCTCTATGAGGCTGCGACCGGCGCGCCCCCCTTCAACGGGGACAATCCGACCGACATCATCTACGCGCACCTGACGGAAAAACCCGCTCCTCCACGACGGTTGAACGGAGAGATTCCGCCCGTTATTTCGAACATCATCATGAGGCTCCTCGGCAAGAATCCCGAGGAGCGTTACCAGAGCGCCCGCAGCCTCGGGGAAGACCTGAAAAAATGCCTGGCCATGGTTGAAAAATCCGGCAGGCTCAGGTCCTTTCCCCTGGGCCGCAGCGACAGGAGCGGACGCCTGGTCATCCCCGACCGTCTCTATGACAGGGAACAGGACCTCGCGGCCCTGTCAGCCGCATACGGCGCGGCTGAAAAGGGCGCCAACGTCCTGGTCATGGTTTCCGGCGACACCGGCGCTGGTAAAACGGCCCTGGTGAGGGAATTCCGAAAAACCCTTATAGCGGACAACTGCTTTTTCTGTCAGGGCAAGTTCGACCAGTACCGCAGGGACATACCCTTCAGCGCCTTTACCGGGGCCTTCGGCGGCCTGGCGCGCCAACTGCTGAAGCTCAAAGACAGCGAGATAGGGTCCTGGAAGACAAGGATCGGCGAGGCCCTGAGCCCCAACACGAAGCTCATCATGGACCTGGTGCCGGAGCTCCAGATGATCATCGGGACAGCCGACCCGGTTCCGGCCGCGGACCCGGTATCGGCCATGAACCGACTGCACCGGTACCTGGAGAAATTCGCCCGGGTCTTCGCTTCAGAAGGGAATAGCCTCGTTATCTTCCTGGACGACCTCCACTGGGCCGACCCGGCGAGCCTGGAGTTCCTCAAGGCCCTGGCATCGAGCGGGGAGACGGGGAACCTCTGCGTCATCGGCGCCTACAGAAGCGGCGAGACCGGTCCGGAACACCCCCTGACCGCCGCCATCGCCGCCCTCTCCCCCGGTAAAGAGATTATCCATATCGACCTCGGGCCGATCAAGCGGTCAGCCGCGGCCCTGATGATCGGGGACATGTTCACCGCATCCCCGGTAAAGGCCGCGCCCCTGGCGGAGCTGGTCCATGAGAAAACCATGGGGAACCCCTTTTACATCCATGAATTTCTTCTGGGCATAGCACGGGAGCCCCTGGTGCGCCGCGCATCGCGGAGGGGATGGACCTGGGACCTGGAAAGCATACGGCAGCTGCCGTCCACGGATAATGTCATCGATTTTCTCACGGCGAAGATAAACGGCCTCCCCGCGGACCAGCGGGAGCTCCTGATGATAGCCTCCTGCATCGGCTCGACCTTCAGCGGCGACGTTCTCACCTGCGCCCGGGGGATGCGGGCCACCTCGATGGAGCCGGCCCTGGCCGCCCTCATCGACGAAGGGCTGGTCGTACCGGAAGGATTTTCGTTCCGCTTCGTCCATGACCGGGTCCAGGAGGCGGCCCGGCGGATGATGACGAGCAAAGACCGGGCGGCCGTCCACTACCGCATCGCCATCATGGTCTTCGCAAACGCCCTGCCGGAGGGATTGACGGACAACATCTTCGCCATTGCGGACCAGTATAACGGGGCCTCCGAGATACTGGACGAAGAAGAGCGGGCCAACGTGGCGGACCTTAACTACCTCGCCGGCAGGAAGGCGAAGATGATGGGCGCCTTTGAAACGGCCCTTCCCTATTTCAGGACCGCCTATTATCATCTCTATTCCCTTCAGGGATCGGCGAAAAATATATGGGAACGCCATCATCATTTGGCCTACTGCGTGCACCTGGAGCTGGCCGATTCCGAATTCCTCAACCACAATTACGACCGGGTCGAACCGATCATTGAGAAGGCGGTCGCCTACACCGGCGATGAAATTGAAACGGCAAATCTTAAAAACATCCTCGTTGTCATGTATACGACCCAGTTCACCAGGCACAGGGAGGCACTGGACATAGGTTTGGAAATCCTCCGGACCCTTGGCATTGATATAAACACGACAAATCCGGATGAACAGCGAAAGGAATTACAAGCCGTAGTCAAGAAAGGCCTGTACCGTAAAGAGATATCGTCCCTGATGGGACTCCCTCCCATGAAGGACCTGAAGATGAGAACCGCGATGCGGATCCTCAGTGATTTATTATTACCCGCTCACTACAGTAATTCGTCAATAAACGATCTTCTTATCATGACCATGATCAGAATCTCCCTGGAATCCGGCAACGCCCCTGAATCAGTACCGGGATACCTTCACTATGGCAGGATCCTGAATGATCAGATGCCCCATACAAACGTGGGCTATCAATTCGGCCGCCTTGCCATGGACCTTGCCGAAACGCTTGGGTCCAAATCGTCTATCTGCGAAACATGCCTCATCTTCGCCAACTTCATAGCTCCCTTTCATCTCTCACTAAAAGACACAGAATTCATAAACATGAAAGGGATAAAGGCAGGAATCGAATCTGGCAACCTGAAGCACACCGGCGACCTCTATTCCCATATTGTCGGCAATGATTATTACCAAGGAAAAAAACTCGACACCGTTCAACAATCGGTCTTATCTACCCGTGGTTATCTTAAAAAAATCGATGACAGGCTCACCCTGTATATAACCGAGTCCCTACTTGTGTCAGTTATATTCCTTAAAGAAGATTCAGAGGGAGGCCTCGGGATATATAACAAAAAAACATATGATCTGGCGAATCAATGGCCCACTGACACCATTCCGTTCCCTCTTAATTATTTACAAGCCATCGAAGGGGGGGCGCGTTTCATCCTCGGAGAATACGATACAGCTTATCGCCTCCTGAAGCAGGCTAAAGAAATTATCCATATTTTCAAGGGGCTGTACATAATACCGGAAATCTATTATTACATGACACTGTCCATGGCGGCTCTTTATCCATCGTCCACGGAGAGCGACAAGGAGTTGTACGCCTCGGCCATGACGCAACACAGGGACTTCATGAAAATTCTCTCCGGCCAATGCCCGGAAAATTTTAAACATAAGTACCTCCTGATGGACGCCGAGATTTCCCGGATCGTGGACAACGTCCCGGACGCCATGGCCCTGTACGACCGCGCCATAGAGGCGGCCCGCGACAACGGCTTCGTCCAGGACGAGGCCATCGCCAGCGAGCTGGCCGGGAAGTTCTGGCTCGGCCGGGGAAAGGCGGACTTCGCCGGCATATATCTCCTGAAGGCCCGGGACGCCTATAAAAAATGGGGCGCCGAGCGCAAGGTCCGGGACCTTGAACGTCGCTATGCCGACATCCTGATGGTACGCCGGGCCCCCGTCATCGGCAGGCAAATCGGCGACCGCGCCCTCCCCGCAGATACCCTTCTTGATATATCCCGCCAGATCATGGGGGAGATCCGCATCGATCGCCTCCTGGAAACCATCATGACCGCGGCGGTGAAATACGTTTCCGCCCAGAAGGTGGCCATCCTCATGGAGCGGCGGGGGTGCCTTCTCATCGAGGGAGAGATCGAGCCGGCGAAGAACCGCCTCGAGCTCCTTCGCGCCGAACCCCTCTGCGAAGAAACGCTGCCCCTGTCCGTCATCCACTACGTGTGGCGGACCGGCGAGGCCATCTCCCTCAACGACGCCCGCGGGTCCGACGCCTTCGGCGCCGATCCGTACCTGGCCGAACGACGGCCGAAATCGATCCTCTGCTTCAAGGTGGGGAACCTGGGAAAGACGTCCGCCATCATCTACATGGAGAACAGCATCACCGCCGACACCTTCGCGTCGGTGAGCCCCGAGATACTGCTCTTCCTCGCCTCCGAGATCGGCATCGCCCTGGAAAACGCGCGGCTCTACCGCGAGCAGGAGGAGTCGATCCGGCTCAGGGACAACATCCTGCGCCAGTACGAGGACGCCCGCTACAAGAACCTGCAGGAGCGCATGCGTCCCCACTTCATCTACAACGCCATCCACACCATACACGGTTTGCTGCAGATAGACCCGGCCGTCGCGGACAGGGCCCTGGTCAACTTCGCGGAGATCTGCCGCTATTTCACCGACCGCTCCTTCGACACCCTGGTGCCCTTCCAGGACGAGTGGCGCTTCACGGAGCACTACCTGGAGTTCGAGCGGATCAGGCTGGAGGACAGGTTCTCCTTCTCCCTGAGCGCGCCGCCGAAACTCGGCCCGCTGATGGTGCCGCCCCTCATCATCCAGCCCCTGGTCGGGAACTGCATCAAGCACGGGTTCCGGAAGAAAAGGGACTCCTGCCGCATCGACGTGCGGGCCGCGCTGGAGCGGGACATGCTGAAGATTGAGATCACCGACAACGGCGAAGGACTTACCGCTCCCGACCCCTACGGCCGGACGCTGGGCAACATCCGCGACCGCCTGCGGTTCCACTCCGCCGATTCGGACCTTGTCATCGAGAACGTCAAGGACGGCGCCAGGGCCACCATCATGTACGCGCTTAAGAAGGAGCTGCGCCATGGATAG
- a CDS encoding FecR domain-containing protein, which translates to MTKTILIGYIQKTLNERKVMAVRNHLETCDSCRKNLAIFAKALSPSGEKKIKPARSVLAGVLDYYDNYDSSRAVPAPVPRKLQLRYAVIALGAACACVLIFALHTRLQYESAPIYASKVKGTVRADTHILRKGQEVRPGVLLTTGDDSKLAIMYGKIMKLIAGPQSRISITKSHIDKKSGKIYIEMVIDKGSIFAETVKGWKLQYTLITPHGKVSSAGSRLAMRVEPQKTRVMVKDGSASISSNRGHSIDSEEGSGYSITDKEVTSAMDSTDDEADENGTLYDETVRDLLGDDSDDGDSIIQ; encoded by the coding sequence GTGACAAAAACAATTCTGATCGGCTACATTCAGAAAACATTGAATGAGCGAAAGGTCATGGCCGTCAGAAATCATCTCGAAACGTGCGATAGCTGCCGGAAAAACCTCGCCATTTTTGCCAAGGCCCTTTCTCCATCAGGTGAAAAAAAGATAAAGCCGGCCAGGTCGGTCCTTGCGGGCGTTCTTGATTATTACGACAATTACGACAGCAGCCGCGCGGTACCGGCGCCGGTTCCGCGCAAGCTCCAACTCAGATACGCGGTCATCGCCCTCGGCGCCGCCTGCGCCTGCGTCCTCATCTTTGCCCTGCATACCCGCCTGCAGTATGAGAGCGCCCCGATATACGCTTCCAAGGTGAAAGGCACGGTCAGGGCTGATACACACATCCTCCGCAAGGGGCAGGAGGTCAGGCCGGGGGTCCTTCTCACGACCGGGGACGATTCAAAGCTGGCCATCATGTATGGAAAGATAATGAAGCTCATCGCCGGCCCCCAATCCCGGATATCCATCACGAAGTCCCATATCGACAAGAAAAGCGGCAAGATCTATATCGAGATGGTCATAGACAAAGGCTCCATCTTTGCCGAGACAGTCAAGGGATGGAAGCTCCAGTATACCCTCATAACGCCCCACGGTAAGGTGTCATCGGCGGGATCACGGCTGGCCATGAGGGTCGAGCCGCAAAAGACCAGGGTCATGGTAAAAGACGGCTCCGCCAGCATTTCCTCCAACAGGGGACATTCAATCGACTCCGAGGAGGGAAGCGGATATTCCATAACCGACAAGGAAGTAACGTCGGCCATGGATTCGACCGATGACGAGGCCGATGAGAACGGCACCCTCTACGATGAAACGGTGCGAGACCTCCTTGGCGACGACAGCGATGACGGCGATTCGATAATCCAGTAA
- a CDS encoding RNA polymerase sigma factor, which produces MLPKDKISGFYRQFSAELYRYIYKLARNKDATEDLLQETFEKFIAYTAEKEIQDEKIRAFLYKTAHNLSINYLIKQNRTHPGELQDMEENLRTEDRHLDRLVLDDLNRAIYRILESTDPESRSIFIMHKEDGMTYEEVAAALSISARTVRRRIKNVLDLLYAELKKDGFLT; this is translated from the coding sequence ATGTTACCAAAAGATAAAATTTCAGGCTTTTACAGGCAATTTTCAGCGGAATTATACCGTTATATTTACAAATTGGCACGCAATAAAGACGCCACAGAGGACCTTTTACAGGAAACCTTTGAAAAATTTATAGCCTACACGGCTGAAAAAGAGATCCAGGATGAAAAAATCCGCGCTTTTTTATATAAAACAGCCCATAATCTCTCCATTAATTACCTTATAAAACAAAACAGAACCCATCCGGGTGAACTTCAGGACATGGAGGAAAACCTCAGGACCGAGGACAGGCACCTCGATCGACTTGTCCTGGATGACCTTAACCGTGCAATCTACAGGATCCTGGAATCAACGGATCCGGAATCGCGGTCCATCTTCATAATGCACAAGGAAGATGGCATGACCTACGAGGAAGTGGCGGCCGCCCTTTCAATCTCCGCGCGGACGGTGCGGAGAAGGATAAAAAATGTCCTTGACCTTCTCTATGCTGAGTTAAAAAAAGATGGTTTTTTGACATAA
- a CDS encoding FecR domain-containing protein produces MTMRMRIVTAAAAAMFLIPRIEGGQAQYHVEAIAGDVKIISGGVTRHAAVDQALIGGDVIMTGGSSMADISWGDRGLVRVEEKTRVAVSALAKKADDPDLDMSAGSIMIMLSNLVRGETYRVKTHTQIASVRGTSFRVSADDDLSRVDVLTGSIMVHPVLAGAVIREIGEAVTEDHSVSMNRSLVKEIVARRVKISVLMLQKRDLDGLADRFDSMQKSRGFKRLNARIRNEIGERIKRHRERLRDGGKRRPGRKPQDGGMRRPRPGR; encoded by the coding sequence ATGACCATGCGGATGAGAATAGTAACGGCGGCGGCAGCGGCGATGTTCCTGATCCCCCGGATTGAGGGGGGCCAGGCGCAGTATCACGTGGAGGCGATCGCGGGAGACGTGAAGATCATTTCCGGCGGCGTCACCAGGCATGCGGCGGTGGACCAGGCGCTGATCGGCGGGGACGTCATCATGACCGGCGGGAGCTCCATGGCCGATATCTCCTGGGGCGACCGCGGCCTCGTGCGGGTCGAGGAAAAGACGAGGGTTGCCGTTTCCGCCCTGGCGAAAAAGGCCGATGACCCGGACCTGGACATGAGCGCGGGCAGCATCATGATAATGCTGTCGAACCTGGTGCGCGGCGAAACGTACCGGGTCAAGACGCACACCCAGATCGCGTCGGTCAGGGGCACCAGCTTCCGCGTAAGCGCCGATGACGACCTCTCCCGCGTCGATGTGCTGACCGGATCGATCATGGTCCACCCCGTGCTGGCGGGAGCCGTCATCCGTGAGATCGGGGAGGCCGTTACCGAGGACCATTCGGTTTCGATGAACCGGTCGCTGGTGAAGGAGATCGTCGCCAGGCGGGTGAAGATATCCGTGCTGATGCTTCAGAAGAGGGACCTGGACGGACTGGCGGACCGGTTCGATTCCATGCAGAAGTCACGCGGGTTCAAGAGGCTTAACGCCAGGATCAGGAACGAGATCGGCGAAAGGATAAAAAGGCACCGGGAGCGCCTGAGGGACGGCGGCAAGCGCCGACCCGGCAGGAAGCCCCAGGACGGAGGCATGAGGCGGCCGAGGCCGGGACGATGA
- a CDS encoding AraC family transcriptional regulator yields the protein MLVTIGIEITLFGCGLCLLQALERMPESGKGTAPGILFYIFNAVIMLGTALIARGVPQEYPASIFLFITSLVIIGPLNLFYYHTLLYPGAPLPYRVALHLAPAMACFIAEVLFQLQPAAFKMEMIGAFLADPLGSPLVYLLAAVVAHILIYVAAIIKVALSDVGISGSPRGFRFILYIAIGILLVIAFLAGGFLGGSPAVFIAGGIINVWVHISLYIGIRAYPQFFFELKREIRKKRYEKSMLRGLDTDIIRDRLEELMSDEGLFRDSDVSLASVAERLSITPHQLSQVLNELMNTGFWDFVNRYRIDEAKRLLRDNPDANIISVCFQVGFNSKSSFNSAFKKMTGMTPREFKQGRPA from the coding sequence ATGCTTGTTACCATAGGAATCGAAATTACCTTGTTCGGGTGCGGACTCTGCCTGCTGCAGGCCCTGGAGCGCATGCCTGAATCCGGGAAGGGGACCGCGCCGGGTATCCTTTTCTACATCTTCAATGCCGTGATCATGCTGGGAACGGCCCTGATCGCCCGCGGCGTTCCCCAGGAGTATCCCGCTTCGATCTTCCTTTTTATAACGTCCCTTGTCATCATCGGGCCGCTGAACCTCTTCTACTATCACACCCTGCTCTATCCGGGAGCGCCGCTCCCCTACCGGGTCGCGCTCCACCTGGCACCGGCCATGGCGTGCTTCATCGCCGAGGTCCTGTTCCAGCTCCAGCCCGCGGCGTTCAAGATGGAAATGATCGGCGCTTTCCTGGCCGATCCCCTCGGTTCCCCGCTGGTTTACCTGCTGGCCGCGGTGGTGGCCCACATCCTCATCTATGTCGCGGCCATCATCAAGGTGGCCCTGTCGGACGTGGGCATCAGCGGATCGCCGCGGGGGTTCCGCTTCATCCTCTATATCGCCATAGGCATACTCCTGGTCATCGCGTTCCTCGCCGGCGGGTTCCTGGGCGGAAGCCCGGCGGTGTTCATTGCCGGCGGCATCATCAACGTCTGGGTCCACATCTCCCTCTACATCGGGATCAGGGCGTACCCGCAGTTCTTCTTCGAGCTGAAGCGCGAGATCAGGAAAAAGCGCTACGAGAAATCGATGCTCCGCGGCCTTGACACGGACATCATCAGGGACCGCCTGGAGGAGCTCATGTCGGATGAGGGGCTCTTTCGCGACAGCGACGTGTCCCTCGCCTCCGTGGCTGAGAGGCTCTCCATAACGCCCCACCAGCTTTCCCAGGTGCTGAACGAGCTGATGAACACCGGGTTCTGGGACTTCGTGAACCGCTACCGCATCGACGAGGCCAAGCGGCTCCTCCGGGACAATCCGGACGCGAACATCATCTCCGTCTGCTTCCAGGTCGGGTTCAATTCAAAGTCCTCGTTCAACAGCGCCTTCAAGAAGATGACGGGAATGACTCCGCGGGAATTCAAGCAGGGCCGCCCTGCTTGA
- a CDS encoding NAD-dependent epimerase/dehydratase family protein, whose amino-acid sequence MKALVTGVSGFIGSVLVKELIARGHKVRALAFPQEQAYDLVKMGAEIVRGDLTRPESLRGICDGVDTVFHLAARVTDWGTKKQFYDAIYGATESLLKEAEGKASRFVYVSSIAALGMGRHLRGVKETDPPRKSGVYYNDAKADAEALVRRYHDGGTIACTIVRPANVTGPGSVWVRDIIDQMKKMPVPLFDGGRHPTSFVYVDSLADGIIRAGTMDIARGKAYHFRDDWTATWKEYITALGSFIGRKPCGRIPFRLAWSLGFVMEKILNPLQVRAPLTRLNAGVLGRNNDVDTTLARTELGWRTTHSYEEAMEAIGRWVKDTYGGRP is encoded by the coding sequence ATGAAGGCACTGGTCACGGGGGTAAGCGGTTTTATCGGGTCCGTCCTGGTAAAGGAGCTCATTGCCCGGGGGCACAAGGTCAGGGCCCTGGCCTTTCCCCAGGAGCAGGCCTATGACCTGGTGAAGATGGGAGCGGAGATCGTCCGCGGCGACCTGACCCGGCCCGAAAGCCTCCGGGGAATCTGCGACGGCGTCGACACGGTGTTCCACCTGGCGGCCCGCGTCACCGACTGGGGCACGAAAAAGCAGTTCTACGACGCCATATACGGCGCCACCGAAAGCCTCCTGAAGGAGGCGGAGGGAAAGGCCTCCCGCTTCGTGTACGTAAGCTCCATCGCCGCCCTGGGCATGGGACGGCACCTCAGGGGCGTGAAGGAGACAGACCCGCCCCGCAAATCAGGCGTGTACTATAACGACGCCAAGGCAGACGCCGAGGCGCTGGTGCGGCGCTACCATGACGGGGGGACCATCGCCTGCACCATCGTGCGGCCCGCCAACGTGACCGGGCCCGGGAGCGTGTGGGTCCGGGACATAATCGACCAGATGAAAAAAATGCCGGTCCCCCTCTTCGACGGCGGCCGCCATCCCACCAGCTTCGTGTACGTGGACAGCCTGGCGGACGGCATCATCCGCGCCGGCACCATGGACATAGCCCGGGGGAAGGCCTACCACTTCAGGGACGACTGGACCGCCACCTGGAAAGAGTACATCACGGCCCTTGGGTCCTTCATCGGCCGGAAGCCCTGCGGGAGAATTCCGTTCCGCCTGGCCTGGTCCCTCGGTTTTGTGATGGAAAAGATACTGAACCCGCTCCAGGTCCGCGCGCCGCTGACGCGTCTCAACGCCGGCGTCCTGGGCAGGAACAACGATGTGGACACTACCCTTGCCCGCACCGAGCTCGGCTGGCGCACGACGCATTCCTACGAGGAAGCGATGGAAGCCATCGGCCGGTGGGTGAAGGATACATACGGCGGCAGGCCCTGA